The following proteins are co-located in the Amblyraja radiata isolate CabotCenter1 chromosome 8, sAmbRad1.1.pri, whole genome shotgun sequence genome:
- the mgme1 gene encoding mitochondrial genome maintenance exonuclease 1, whose amino-acid sequence MNHFELLSLAARTTIKGSLKHYNGTYLKELVSSHRGFGTSLCLGYQKKKLSEYDQVNHERYTSLVRSVVSTKVSPQTPETLLGEDTLLYGPVVRSRPAVGDPVPESLPNPYPFLDAGGPCRRPEPGPAAGTPLRIPLRRNGAEPRLASVTQVLHMTVSLEQAFYLERWRRRMTKELGPEGFAAYTKNILNRGQLFHSALEDALLSSRIPETDNEDVAGYLQSVKGVLDDVTGTRVLESAVKHLPLQYTGLLDCVAEYQGKLCVIDWKTSEKPKPYFRNTFDNPLQVAAYAGALNHDDNYDFQVEEGLIVVAYRDGRPAHAHFMDPPLLLVCWQRWLLRLHTYRQKMAAPT is encoded by the exons ATGAATCACTTTGAGCTGCTGAGTCTTGCTGCCCGTACCACGATTAAGGGTTCTCTGAAACATTACAATGGCACGTATTTGAAAGAACTGGTATCCTCGCATCGCGGTTTTGGTACTTCCCTGTGCCTTGGTTACCAGAAAAAAAAGCTGAGTGAGTATGATCAGGTAAACCACGAGAGGTACACCTCGCTGGTCCGCTCGGTGGTGTCAACGAAGGTCAGTCCGCAGACCCCCGAGACCCTGCTGGGAGAGGACACGCTGCTGTATGGACCTGTAGTCAGATCAAGGCCGGCTGTAGGAGACCCGGTGCCGGAGAGCCTCCCAAACCCGTATCCCTTCCTGGACGCCGGAGGGCCGTGTCGGCGGCCCGAGCCGGGACCTGCGGCCGGGACACCGCTGCGGATTCCCCTGCGGAGGAACGGTGCCGAGCCCAGGCTGGCCAGCGTGACGCAGGTGCTGCACATGACCGTCAGCTTGGAGCAGGCCTTCTACCTGGAGCGATGGAGGCGCAGGATGACCAAGGAGCTGGGCCCCGAGGGCTTTGCAGCCTACACCAAGA ACATTCTCAATCGAGGGCAGCTTTTCCATTCGGCATTGGAGGATGCTCTTCTCTCATCCCGTATTCCAGAGACTGATAATGAGGATGTGGCGGGCTACTTGCAGAGTGTCAAGGGTGTCCTGGACGATGTAACAGGGACCAGAGTGTTGGAGAGTGCAGTGAAGCACCTGCCCTTACAGTACACCGGCCTGCTAGACTGTGTGGCAGAGTATCA GGGCAAGCTGTGCGTCATTGACTGGAAAACGTCGGAGAAACCGAAGCCGTACTTTCGAAACACGTTTGACAACCCGCTGCAGGTGGCAGCTTATGCCGGCGCCCTCAACCACGATGACAACTACGACTTCCAG GTTGAGGAGGGGCTGATCGTGGTGGCGTACAGAGATGGCCGTCCGGCACACGCACACTTCATGGATCCGCCGCTGCTCCTCGTCTGCTGGCAGAGGTGGCTGCTCCGGCTACACACGTACCGGCAGAAGATGGCCGCTCCCACCTGA